A portion of the Thalassotalea sp. LPB0316 genome contains these proteins:
- a CDS encoding IS3 family transposase yields MRTPGDTLHLCKLLDVSSSGFYAYFKRGTSKRDASNAELLRAIDKIIQISEGAFGYRQIHEQLLAEGYQASPNRVQRLLQAQHYRAVMSRKQKRYPKVSRINTRPNLLNREFLPKSVNQVWATDITQVYCREGWLYVCVIIDLYSRAVLGYSQGRAATSDLVKKAYLNAKRFSKLSNLNGVLCHSDQGSQYKSDLIVRWLNAQGAIISMSRKGNCWDNACVESFFSLMKQQWLHPQGVQPLKYMSQRVTGYIENIYNRFRVHGTHGEVPLARYLRES; encoded by the coding sequence ATTCGAACGCCTGGAGATACTCTTCACTTGTGTAAACTGCTAGATGTATCAAGCTCTGGTTTTTATGCGTACTTTAAGCGTGGCACATCGAAAAGAGATGCAAGCAACGCTGAGTTATTACGTGCAATAGACAAGATAATTCAAATATCTGAAGGGGCATTTGGCTACCGGCAGATTCATGAGCAATTACTTGCTGAAGGCTATCAAGCAAGCCCTAATAGGGTTCAACGCCTATTACAGGCACAGCACTATCGTGCTGTTATGTCTCGAAAACAAAAGCGCTACCCTAAGGTTAGCCGTATTAACACACGGCCCAATTTATTAAACCGAGAGTTTTTACCTAAATCAGTAAATCAAGTTTGGGCGACGGATATTACGCAAGTTTATTGTCGTGAAGGTTGGCTGTATGTTTGCGTCATTATCGATTTATATTCTCGAGCTGTGCTTGGTTACAGTCAAGGGCGCGCAGCAACTTCGGATTTAGTTAAAAAGGCGTATTTGAATGCAAAGCGTTTTAGTAAGCTCAGTAACTTAAATGGTGTTCTTTGTCATTCAGACCAAGGCTCTCAATATAAAAGTGACTTGATCGTTCGGTGGCTAAATGCTCAAGGTGCTATAATTAGTATGTCTCGTAAGGGAAACTGCTGGGATAATGCTTGTGTTGAAAGCTTTTTCTCACTCATGAAACAACAATGGCTACACCCACAAGGGGTACAGCCATTGAAATACATGAGTCAAAGGGTTACGGGTTATATTGAAAATATTTATAACCGATTTAGAGTGCATGGCACTCATGGAGAAGTACCATTAGCTCGATACTTACGAGAAAGTTAA
- a CDS encoding Lon protease family protein, whose amino-acid sequence MPQTAQNNRLSADQLTASISSSIFDTIDNDSINEQSFIGHERAKEALEFGLSMPSVGFNVFAMGEHGTGRQTLIKQMLNRFAKEQETPSEWCYTNNFDDGHAPFALYLNPGEGKLLVSRLNTFIDDLIGLFPEIFDNPGYQRQKSAIDRAFNKQYDEAIDLVEQHAFDMGVALYEDKGEVGFSPMVDGKPINDKEFALLTEQQRSDFYQQLAELEHFLAEQLLELPLWKRTSAEQQRKLRFDTAKQSIKPLIKEMEHEFASNLGVLKYFKTIKKYIVEEVLEVLANESTETRDDKETRKIMVERFVPNLLVDRSNDQGAPVVYEQNPTFQNLFGQVDFASFQGTTYTSYKLIRAGALHKANGGYLLLDAEKLLNQPLVWSRLKLALKTGQITIENPYSEFSPPSVYSLQPEKIPLKVKVVLLGEPDLYYMLQEYDQEFTELFRVLADFDRHLNHDDENLKAYGTIVRQRAHKLGYPPITNQALAEMVRYALRKAEHQSKISANIVVVNDLLDEAVYLSKKSGDTEEITADHIQQALLAKKRRTGRISETWLSDIKERQVLISTQGKEVGKVNGLTVLEIGESVFGTPARITATVYAGSNGVTDIEREVDLGKAIHSKGVMLLTGYLGHKYGQNFPVSISANIAIEQSYGHIDGDSASMAELCALISAITHLPIDQSLAITGSINQHGQVQSIGGVNEKIEGFYQLCNDRGLTGTQGVIIPRTNVMNLMLNDDVINAVKRGDFHIYAVEDIDQALAILMSTMAGEMNSTGRYPRKSIHGLALDKLKQFADILEGEDE is encoded by the coding sequence ATGCCTCAAACTGCCCAGAATAACAGGCTAAGTGCCGATCAATTAACGGCTTCGATATCATCTTCGATTTTTGACACCATTGATAATGACTCTATCAATGAGCAGTCGTTTATCGGTCATGAGCGAGCTAAAGAGGCATTGGAATTTGGCTTGTCTATGCCGTCTGTTGGTTTTAACGTGTTTGCCATGGGTGAGCACGGTACGGGCCGCCAAACCTTAATCAAGCAAATGCTGAATCGCTTTGCCAAAGAGCAAGAAACACCAAGTGAGTGGTGTTATACCAACAATTTTGATGATGGCCATGCGCCATTTGCTCTCTATTTAAATCCCGGTGAGGGCAAGTTATTAGTTAGCCGATTGAACACCTTTATTGATGATTTAATTGGCTTGTTTCCTGAAATTTTTGATAACCCAGGTTATCAAAGACAAAAGTCGGCAATTGATCGCGCATTTAATAAGCAATACGACGAAGCTATTGATTTAGTTGAACAACACGCATTTGATATGGGCGTTGCACTCTATGAAGACAAAGGTGAAGTTGGCTTTTCACCTATGGTTGACGGCAAGCCAATCAATGACAAAGAGTTTGCTTTGCTTACCGAGCAACAACGCAGTGACTTTTACCAACAGCTCGCCGAACTTGAGCACTTTTTAGCGGAGCAATTATTAGAATTGCCGCTGTGGAAACGCACTTCAGCTGAGCAGCAACGCAAGCTGCGCTTTGATACCGCCAAACAAAGTATCAAGCCGTTAATTAAAGAGATGGAGCACGAATTTGCCAGTAACTTAGGTGTGCTCAAGTATTTCAAAACAATAAAAAAATATATTGTTGAAGAAGTCCTAGAAGTTTTGGCGAATGAATCGACCGAAACCCGTGATGACAAAGAAACCCGTAAAATCATGGTTGAGCGCTTTGTGCCAAATTTATTGGTTGATCGCAGTAATGACCAAGGCGCACCCGTGGTTTATGAGCAAAATCCAACCTTTCAAAATTTGTTTGGTCAAGTCGATTTTGCCTCGTTCCAAGGCACTACCTATACCAGTTATAAATTAATTAGAGCGGGTGCATTACACAAAGCCAACGGCGGTTATTTGTTGCTAGATGCTGAAAAACTACTCAATCAGCCTTTGGTTTGGTCACGCCTAAAACTCGCGTTAAAAACGGGTCAAATTACCATAGAAAACCCTTACAGTGAGTTTTCTCCACCCAGTGTTTATAGTCTGCAACCAGAAAAGATCCCGTTAAAGGTTAAAGTGGTATTGTTAGGAGAGCCCGATCTCTACTATATGCTACAAGAATACGATCAGGAGTTTACTGAACTATTTCGCGTGTTGGCTGATTTCGATCGTCATTTAAATCACGACGACGAAAACTTAAAAGCCTATGGCACGATTGTTAGGCAACGGGCTCATAAACTCGGCTACCCGCCAATCACCAATCAAGCCTTGGCTGAAATGGTGCGCTATGCCTTGAGAAAAGCTGAACATCAGTCAAAAATTTCTGCCAACATTGTCGTGGTTAATGATCTATTAGATGAAGCGGTTTATTTGTCGAAAAAATCAGGTGATACCGAAGAAATAACCGCAGATCATATTCAACAAGCGCTTTTAGCGAAAAAACGCAGAACCGGCCGAATTAGTGAGACTTGGCTCTCTGACATAAAAGAGCGCCAAGTACTTATTTCAACCCAAGGTAAAGAAGTTGGTAAGGTTAACGGCTTAACGGTACTTGAAATTGGCGAAAGTGTTTTTGGCACCCCAGCCCGAATTACCGCAACGGTTTATGCGGGCTCTAATGGGGTTACTGACATTGAGCGAGAGGTTGATCTAGGCAAAGCGATTCACTCAAAAGGAGTCATGCTATTAACGGGTTATTTAGGCCACAAGTACGGTCAAAACTTTCCAGTATCGATATCAGCCAATATTGCGATTGAGCAGTCTTATGGTCATATCGATGGCGATAGTGCTTCAATGGCTGAGTTATGTGCATTAATTTCAGCGATTACTCACCTGCCAATAGATCAAAGCCTAGCTATCACGGGTTCGATTAACCAACATGGGCAGGTTCAGTCAATTGGCGGGGTTAATGAAAAAATCGAAGGTTTCTATCAGTTGTGTAATGATCGCGGCTTAACCGGCACGCAAGGTGTCATCATTCCACGTACGAATGTCATGAACCTAATGCTTAATGATGATGTGATTAACGCAGTTAAACGCGGTGATTTTCATATATATGCGGTTGAAGATATCGATCAAGCATTGGCTATTTTAATGTCGACAATGGCAGGTGAGATGAACTCAACGGGTCGCTACCCTCGAAAATCTATTCACGGTTTAGCCCTAGATAAACTCAAACAGTTTGCTGATATTTTAGAAGGCGAAGATGAATAA
- the leuS gene encoding leucine--tRNA ligase, with translation MESIYNPQAIEAQVQKHWAENKTFKAQEKPGQEKFYCLSMFPYPSGRLHMGHVRNYSLGDVISRYQRMQGKNVMQPMGWDAFGLPAENAAIKNNSAPAKWTYQNIDYMRNQLKSLGFGYDWDRELATCSKEYYRWEQWFFTKLYEKGLVYKKNATVNWDPVDQTVLANEQVIDGRGWRSGAIVEKKEIPQWFIKITDYAEELLNDLDQLEGWPEQVKTMQKNWIGRSEGVEMTFQVADSDDSFEIYTTRPDTIMGVTYVALAATHPLSIKASENNTELADFISECKAQNATEADMANIEKKGVDTGLKAIHPLTGELVPVWAANFVLMDYGSGAVMSVPGHDQRDFEFATKYGLAIKQVIEGTENDDISVAAITEKGKLINSGEFDGLNFKKAFKQIAWKLSQEGKGQIQVNYRLRDWGVSRQRYWGTPIPMINLANGESVPVPADQLPVELPEDVVMNGVTSPIKDDPEWAKTTYNGEAAFRETDTFDTFMESSWYYARYCSPSDDGQMLDPEKANYWLPVDQYIGGIEHAILHLLYARFFHKLLRDVGLVESDEPFKSLLCQGMVLADTYYREAENGAQEWISPTDVEVERDDKGKIIAAKSKIDGEPVISAGMSKMSKSKNNGIDPQSVIDQYGADTVRLFIMFTSPPEQTLEWSDSGVEGAHRFLKRVWKLAHDFSESGDAPALDGLSLNAAQKATRRELHKTIAKVSDDIGRRNTFNTAIAAVMELMNHVTKQSMETPEDRAVMQEAVRGIILMLTPIVPHFAHEVWNAIGDGNAIEDTLWPTVDESALVEDEKLIIVQVNGKLRAKITVSADAQQDAVQALAMADENVSKFTEGKTIRKVIFVPGKLLNIVAN, from the coding sequence ATGGAATCCATTTACAACCCGCAAGCGATTGAAGCACAAGTGCAAAAGCATTGGGCTGAAAACAAAACGTTTAAAGCTCAAGAAAAGCCTGGTCAAGAGAAGTTTTACTGTTTATCAATGTTTCCGTACCCAAGTGGTCGATTACACATGGGCCATGTGCGCAACTACTCACTCGGCGACGTAATTTCTCGCTACCAACGCATGCAAGGCAAGAACGTTATGCAACCTATGGGTTGGGACGCCTTTGGTTTACCGGCAGAAAATGCGGCGATCAAGAATAATTCGGCGCCAGCTAAATGGACATACCAAAACATTGATTACATGCGCAATCAGCTAAAATCACTAGGTTTTGGTTACGACTGGGATCGCGAATTAGCGACCTGTTCAAAAGAGTATTACCGCTGGGAGCAGTGGTTCTTCACAAAGCTGTATGAAAAAGGCTTAGTTTACAAGAAAAATGCAACGGTTAACTGGGATCCCGTTGACCAAACCGTACTTGCCAACGAGCAAGTTATCGATGGTCGCGGTTGGCGCTCTGGTGCCATTGTCGAGAAAAAAGAAATCCCACAATGGTTCATCAAAATCACCGACTATGCAGAAGAATTACTTAACGATTTAGATCAACTTGAAGGTTGGCCTGAACAAGTTAAGACCATGCAGAAAAACTGGATTGGTCGCTCTGAAGGTGTCGAGATGACCTTCCAAGTTGCCGATTCAGACGACAGCTTTGAAATTTACACCACGCGTCCAGACACCATTATGGGTGTTACTTATGTTGCGTTAGCGGCAACTCACCCACTGTCGATTAAAGCCTCAGAAAACAACACTGAGTTAGCTGACTTTATCAGTGAATGTAAAGCACAAAATGCCACCGAAGCCGATATGGCTAACATCGAGAAAAAAGGTGTTGATACTGGTCTTAAAGCGATCCACCCTTTAACTGGTGAGTTAGTGCCTGTTTGGGCGGCGAACTTTGTCCTGATGGATTACGGTTCAGGTGCGGTTATGTCTGTACCAGGTCACGACCAACGCGATTTCGAATTTGCCACTAAATACGGCTTAGCAATCAAGCAAGTTATTGAAGGCACAGAAAACGACGATATCAGTGTTGCTGCAATTACTGAAAAAGGTAAGTTAATCAACTCAGGCGAATTTGACGGTTTAAACTTCAAAAAAGCATTTAAGCAAATTGCTTGGAAGTTGTCACAAGAAGGCAAAGGTCAAATTCAAGTCAACTACCGTTTACGCGACTGGGGCGTTTCGCGTCAGCGCTATTGGGGGACACCAATTCCAATGATTAATTTGGCAAACGGTGAATCGGTACCTGTGCCTGCTGACCAATTACCGGTTGAATTGCCAGAAGATGTTGTGATGAACGGTGTTACCTCACCAATCAAAGACGATCCAGAGTGGGCAAAAACCACTTACAACGGTGAAGCAGCATTTCGTGAAACAGACACCTTCGACACCTTTATGGAGTCGTCTTGGTACTACGCACGTTACTGTAGCCCATCAGACGATGGCCAAATGCTAGATCCAGAAAAAGCCAACTATTGGTTACCGGTTGATCAATACATCGGTGGTATTGAACACGCTATTTTGCACTTATTATATGCTCGTTTCTTCCACAAACTATTACGTGATGTTGGTTTAGTAGAATCAGACGAGCCGTTCAAGAGCTTGTTATGTCAAGGTATGGTGTTAGCCGATACCTACTATCGCGAAGCTGAAAACGGTGCCCAAGAGTGGATTTCACCAACTGACGTTGAAGTGGAACGCGACGACAAAGGCAAAATTATCGCCGCCAAATCAAAAATTGATGGCGAGCCAGTAATTTCTGCTGGTATGAGCAAAATGTCAAAGTCGAAAAACAATGGTATTGATCCGCAATCGGTTATCGACCAATACGGCGCAGATACGGTGCGTTTATTTATCATGTTTACCTCACCACCAGAGCAAACCTTAGAATGGTCTGATTCAGGTGTAGAAGGCGCACACCGTTTTTTAAAACGCGTATGGAAGCTAGCACATGACTTTAGCGAATCAGGTGATGCGCCAGCACTTGACGGTTTATCGTTAAACGCAGCGCAAAAAGCAACGCGCCGTGAGTTACACAAAACCATTGCGAAAGTATCTGATGATATTGGTCGTCGTAACACCTTTAACACCGCTATTGCTGCCGTGATGGAGTTAATGAACCACGTAACTAAACAGTCGATGGAGACCCCAGAAGACAGAGCGGTTATGCAAGAAGCTGTGCGTGGTATTATCTTAATGTTAACGCCTATCGTACCGCACTTTGCTCATGAAGTATGGAATGCGATTGGCGACGGCAACGCAATCGAAGACACTTTATGGCCAACGGTTGACGAGTCAGCACTCGTTGAAGACGAAAAGCTGATTATCGTGCAAGTAAACGGTAAATTACGTGCAAAAATCACCGTGAGTGCTGATGCTCAGCAAGATGCGGTTCAAGCGCTGGCGATGGCTGACGAAAACGTATCGAAATTTACCGAAGGTAAAACCATCCGCAAAGTTATTTTCGTGCCAGGTAAGTTATTAAACATAGTAGCAAACTAA
- a CDS encoding transposase: MRYKSRKQYSECCKMDVVRQSVESIETLPEFAKRVGINVHMIQRWRKKYLSSDPIVPVELKKLKGPDKSYKQLEKENERLKKQLERANEDIEILKKAEEFFKEKRQKNSSS; this comes from the coding sequence ATGCGATACAAATCTCGAAAACAATACAGTGAATGCTGTAAGATGGATGTTGTAAGACAATCTGTTGAAAGCATTGAAACTCTCCCAGAGTTTGCCAAGCGAGTTGGCATAAATGTTCACATGATACAGCGGTGGCGTAAAAAATACCTTTCATCAGATCCAATAGTTCCAGTGGAGTTAAAAAAATTGAAAGGTCCTGATAAAAGCTACAAACAACTTGAAAAAGAAAATGAACGTTTAAAGAAACAACTTGAACGTGCGAATGAAGATATTGAAATCCTAAAAAAGGCGGAAGAGTTCTTCAAGGAAAAACGGCAGAAAAATTCGAGTTCATAG
- a CDS encoding zinc ribbon-containing protein, whose protein sequence is MADYKQKFEQINQKLADWLEDVKTHELKDLVEVVDKAKEYLKKSEEMSEEKAEQFVENLKYDLKEFQEKQKVDIENSPSVDVFNESLWLALEKVTDKSQVEWAELQEDFDHDGVYHSGDFIGFGVLICRECGHPHHHSHFSEVIDCLACGHSSFTRQPLMP, encoded by the coding sequence ATGGCTGACTATAAACAAAAGTTTGAGCAAATTAATCAAAAGCTTGCTGATTGGCTTGAAGATGTTAAAACCCACGAATTAAAAGATTTGGTCGAGGTTGTTGATAAGGCAAAGGAATACTTAAAAAAATCGGAAGAGATGTCAGAAGAAAAGGCTGAACAATTTGTTGAAAACTTAAAATACGACTTAAAAGAGTTTCAAGAAAAGCAAAAAGTTGATATTGAAAACTCACCATCAGTTGATGTTTTTAACGAATCCCTGTGGTTAGCACTAGAAAAAGTGACGGATAAATCACAGGTAGAGTGGGCTGAATTGCAAGAAGACTTTGATCACGATGGCGTATATCACAGCGGTGACTTTATAGGTTTTGGTGTACTTATTTGTCGAGAGTGTGGTCACCCGCATCATCATAGTCATTTTAGTGAAGTGATAGATTGTTTAGCGTGCGGGCATTCGTCATTTACTCGCCAACCTTTGATGCCGTAA